In Kangiella profundi, one DNA window encodes the following:
- a CDS encoding encapsulin-associated ferritin-like protein has translation MSNEGYHEPYEELSDETKDMHRAIISLMEELEAVDWYNQRIDCCKDDDLKKILKHNRDEEKEHAAMVMEWIRRRDPKFDQQLKDYLFTEDEIGH, from the coding sequence ATGTCGAATGAAGGTTATCACGAACCTTATGAAGAACTATCTGACGAAACCAAAGATATGCATCGCGCCATTATTTCATTGATGGAAGAACTGGAAGCCGTGGATTGGTATAACCAGCGAATCGATTGTTGCAAAGATGACGATTTAAAGAAAATCCTGAAGCATAATCGCGATGAAGAAAAAGAACACGCCGCCATGGTAATGGAGTGGATTAGACGCAGGGATCCTAAGTTTGATCAACAGCTTAAAGATTACTTATTTACAGAAGACGAAATTGGTCATTAA
- a CDS encoding DUF6920 family protein, with product MAKGEVVINKVNFSHLSGLPEPVQRYFKHVLKDGQSVINQIELTQHGSLRTSTDSNKWLPFKAIQLVLPNSKSFIWHASIKLFPAVYISVEDSLQSGIGSGKVRLFNIFPVASDSNHKKLNSGALHRYLAEAVWFPTALLPESGVTWTGIDDSSALASLSVKELTVELEFKFNDNNEVEAVYTEGRYGQFDGGYQKRPWQGHFKDYHEINGMKVPSYGEVGWWIDGKLELVWKGEVSKTIVNE from the coding sequence ATGGCTAAAGGAGAAGTAGTAATAAACAAGGTTAACTTTAGCCATTTGTCAGGATTACCTGAGCCAGTTCAACGATACTTCAAACATGTCCTAAAGGATGGTCAGTCGGTTATCAACCAAATAGAACTGACTCAGCATGGAAGCTTGAGAACCAGCACCGATAGCAATAAATGGCTTCCTTTCAAAGCAATCCAGCTAGTTTTACCTAACAGCAAAAGCTTCATATGGCATGCAAGCATAAAATTATTCCCAGCGGTATATATTTCAGTGGAAGATAGTCTACAAAGCGGCATAGGCTCCGGTAAGGTTAGGTTGTTTAATATTTTCCCAGTTGCCAGCGACTCGAATCATAAAAAGTTAAACTCAGGAGCTCTGCATCGCTATCTGGCGGAAGCTGTCTGGTTTCCCACAGCTTTACTTCCAGAGTCAGGCGTAACCTGGACTGGAATTGACGATAGCAGTGCATTAGCTAGCCTGTCAGTTAAGGAACTAACAGTTGAACTAGAGTTCAAATTTAATGATAACAATGAGGTAGAAGCAGTATATACCGAAGGCCGATACGGTCAGTTTGATGGAGGCTATCAAAAACGTCCATGGCAGGGACATTTCAAAGATTACCATGAAATTAATGGCATGAAAGTTCCCAGTTATGGGGAGGTGGGGTGGTGGATAGATGGCAAACTTGAACTGGTCTGGAAGGGTGAAGTGAGCAAAACCATCGTGAATGAATAG
- a CDS encoding NADPH-dependent FMN reductase: MKYLLFLGTVRDSTPPKPARLGLRVAKACLKHLKQFQAEHDVELVDPMDYDLSAPFKPHFAYAKGQAPKSLDELAEKIKQADGYVMVSPEYNHTMSPALSHLLNHFGSSLFSYKPSVIVTYSAGQWGGVRAAMSMRGILSELGCLPVSAMTNIPKAQEVFHEDGSYQEEQNSERWNNYLARGFLQLEWWAQATKQHREAVDPDKVIQAFKKYPSQRNAP, encoded by the coding sequence ATGAAGTATTTACTTTTCCTTGGTACGGTACGAGACAGTACCCCACCTAAACCCGCAAGGTTAGGATTAAGAGTCGCAAAAGCCTGTCTTAAACATTTAAAGCAATTTCAAGCAGAACATGATGTCGAGCTAGTCGATCCCATGGACTATGACTTAAGCGCTCCATTCAAACCGCACTTTGCTTATGCCAAAGGCCAGGCACCAAAATCGCTTGATGAATTAGCCGAAAAAATTAAACAGGCCGATGGCTACGTTATGGTCAGTCCGGAATACAACCACACCATGAGTCCGGCGTTATCACACCTGCTTAATCATTTTGGCAGTTCATTGTTTTCCTATAAGCCCAGTGTCATCGTGACCTACTCGGCAGGACAGTGGGGCGGAGTTCGAGCGGCCATGTCCATGCGTGGTATTTTGTCTGAGTTAGGTTGTTTGCCAGTATCGGCAATGACCAATATTCCAAAGGCTCAGGAAGTGTTTCATGAAGATGGTAGTTATCAGGAAGAACAAAACAGCGAGCGCTGGAATAATTATCTAGCGCGTGGGTTTTTACAGCTAGAATGGTGGGCGCAGGCGACTAAACAGCATCGAGAAGCCGTGGACCCCGACAAAGTGATACAGGCCTTTAAGAAATATCCTTCACAACGCAATGCACCTTAA
- the rnk gene encoding nucleoside diphosphate kinase regulator yields MSTKPSIIISSLDVERLEKILEALPHGTVGKEELETELERAEIVEPEEIPANVVTMNSTVRFKVASSDEEFEYTLVYPKDADGSKHKISILAPVGSAMLGLKEGGEIEWPKPGGGSLTVHIDQIVSQPEREGLYYR; encoded by the coding sequence ATGTCGACAAAACCGAGTATTATTATTTCTTCGCTTGATGTAGAAAGACTGGAAAAGATTTTGGAAGCCTTGCCACACGGCACCGTGGGTAAAGAAGAATTGGAAACTGAGTTGGAAAGAGCGGAAATTGTTGAGCCTGAAGAAATTCCTGCCAATGTTGTCACCATGAATTCGACTGTACGGTTCAAAGTTGCATCATCCGATGAAGAATTTGAATATACCCTGGTCTATCCAAAAGATGCTGACGGTTCTAAGCATAAGATTTCAATTTTAGCTCCAGTAGGTAGCGCTATGTTAGGCTTGAAAGAAGGGGGTGAAATTGAATGGCCCAAACCGGGCGGTGGCAGCTTAACAGTACACATTGATCAGATCGTTTCGCAGCCAGAAAGAGAAGGGTTGTATTATAGATAA
- a CDS encoding DUF1287 domain-containing protein, whose product MQRTMLLVGIILFSSPILAKTSSEKLVEAALERTQFEVRYDGRYMAIDYPNGDVPLDMGVCTDVVIRSYRKLGIDLQQLVHEDMRDNFELYPSKRIWGLSSTDKNIDHRRVPNLQAFFSRQGKSLPISNDPQHYQPGDIVSWMLPGNLPHIGIVTDKKDLETGNPLIVHNIGAGPKLKDMLFNYNITGHFRYFPQSEE is encoded by the coding sequence ATGCAAAGAACAATGTTACTGGTAGGGATAATTTTATTTAGCTCACCGATACTGGCAAAGACTTCCAGCGAAAAATTAGTAGAAGCAGCACTAGAGAGAACACAATTTGAGGTGAGGTATGATGGCCGATACATGGCCATTGATTATCCAAACGGTGATGTGCCACTAGATATGGGTGTCTGTACTGACGTAGTCATTCGATCCTATCGTAAGCTGGGCATTGATTTGCAGCAATTGGTGCATGAAGACATGCGCGATAATTTTGAATTATATCCATCGAAGAGAATTTGGGGGTTATCCTCAACTGATAAGAATATCGATCATCGCCGAGTGCCAAACCTGCAAGCATTCTTTAGTCGCCAAGGTAAAAGCCTACCGATAAGTAATGATCCGCAGCATTATCAGCCTGGAGATATCGTTAGTTGGATGTTGCCGGGCAATCTGCCGCATATCGGTATCGTAACCGATAAGAAAGATCTAGAAACTGGTAACCCATTGATTGTGCACAATATTGGAGCTGGCCCAAAGCTCAAAGATATGCTGTTTAACTATAATATAACTGGCCATTTCCGCTATTTCCCGCAAAGTGAAGAATAA
- a CDS encoding GGDEF domain-containing protein: MSEQKTNNDIHWLTGQFRDWSDELKYRGSIEKRVRLETRLALIVVAVIFALFGITDYNLLGLTREYYLLLAMRITVVSSCLALAFIIGRWGGFAKSVWLHALPLWIVATGIVLIVPLRPESLLTQVTAIVVAIMAFYLLIPNLLTVSALASLFLSISFITAAVVFAGITLVGTITIGLLIIVANIVGYTALLRIEILQRKQFALLCEEREQNQHLQKEIAHRQSLEDQLRMAAELDALTGVDSRGHFMKRAKALLQRSSYEKAPFSLFMIDVDHFKRVNDTWGHTYGDRILTRIVDACQQSLRPNDIIGRFGGEEFVVGLPCTDEEAAQAIAKRIKDSVAAIELEGEMSNQRLSVTIGVAVASPDEDLDSVIMRADDKLYIGKREGRNRVVV, encoded by the coding sequence TTGTCTGAACAAAAAACTAATAATGACATACATTGGTTAACGGGGCAGTTTCGTGATTGGAGCGACGAATTAAAATACCGTGGCTCAATTGAGAAGAGAGTGCGCCTAGAAACTCGGCTGGCATTAATTGTAGTAGCGGTTATATTTGCCTTATTTGGTATAACAGACTACAACCTGCTCGGACTAACCCGCGAATATTACTTGCTATTAGCCATGCGCATTACAGTGGTGAGCTCATGTTTAGCTTTAGCTTTTATTATTGGTCGCTGGGGTGGCTTTGCTAAAAGTGTCTGGCTACATGCTTTACCACTCTGGATAGTTGCCACTGGAATTGTACTCATTGTTCCGCTACGCCCTGAAAGTCTATTGACGCAAGTTACCGCGATAGTAGTGGCAATAATGGCATTCTATCTACTGATTCCTAATCTTCTTACCGTATCAGCCTTAGCCAGCTTATTTCTAAGCATCAGCTTTATAACAGCGGCGGTGGTATTTGCGGGAATAACTTTAGTAGGAACAATTACAATTGGCCTGTTAATCATAGTGGCTAATATCGTTGGCTACACCGCATTGTTGCGTATCGAGATCCTACAGCGGAAACAGTTTGCCTTGCTGTGTGAGGAGCGCGAACAAAATCAGCATCTGCAAAAAGAAATCGCACACCGACAATCGTTAGAAGATCAGTTACGCATGGCGGCGGAACTTGATGCACTAACAGGTGTTGATAGCCGTGGCCATTTTATGAAAAGAGCAAAAGCGTTGTTGCAACGCTCAAGTTATGAAAAGGCACCTTTTAGCCTATTTATGATCGATGTGGATCATTTTAAGCGAGTCAATGATACCTGGGGACACACCTATGGTGATCGAATTTTGACGAGAATTGTCGATGCCTGCCAGCAATCACTCAGACCAAACGACATTATTGGTCGATTTGGTGGTGAAGAGTTTGTGGTTGGCTTGCCTTGTACTGATGAAGAAGCAGCACAAGCTATAGCCAAACGCATAAAAGATAGTGTGGCAGCAATAGAGCTAGAAGGTGAAATGAGCAATCAGCGACTTAGCGTCACTATTGGGGTTGCAGTTGCCAGCCCGGATGAGGACCTCGATTCAGTAATTATGCGAGCAGACGATAAGCTCTATATCGGAAAGCGTGAAGGCAGAAATCGGGTGGTGGTATAA
- a CDS encoding cation-transporting P-type ATPase, with product MAQQDWHTIDVETVLNKLESSQQGLELQQVEQRQKDFGANCLPQAARPGWLIRFIRQFHNTLIYVLLISAAITALLQHWVDTSVIVAVVLINAMVGLLQEGKAERALDAIRKMLALKAAVIRNDQRITIEAENLVPGDIVILEAGDKVPADLRLIKAHNLKIEEAILTGESLGVEKQIEAVEEKAVLGDRSCMAYSGTTITRGQGQGVVVATGKHTEVGRISGMLSEVKRLTTPLIEQMDTFAKWLSFVIVMIAILIFAAGYWLLGYEFSELFMAVVGLTVAAIPEGLPAVLTITLAVGVQAMAKKNAIVRQLPAIETLGSVSVICTDKTGTLTRNEMSVVAVCTSENNYDVSGDGYIPIGTISNHERSVEIETEQQLTSIGLTGLLCNDSQLQKEGNAWSVEGDPMEAALLTFAGKIGFDLEASRKEWVRTDLIPFDASHRFMATLNHDHQANAAIYVKGAPEKILELCTKQMADQDQEKEIDQKYWQTKAAELASKGQRVIALAIKKVPVEHIILTHRDLEEGLVLLGLVGLMDPPRSEVIEAIQECYSAGIDVKMITGDHALTASSIGAKIGLHNHERVLTGAELDLMDDDALEQAVKEVDIFARTSPEHKLRLVTALQASGLVVVMTGDGVNDAPALKRADAGVAMGVKGSEAAKEASSIVLADDNFVSIVSAIKEGRTVYDNTKKVISWSLPTSTGEAFTLIVALMLSMALPITAVQILWVNMITAVTLGIALAFEPTEANTMKQRPRPRKQPLLTGTLVWHIFVVTLLFVLGVFGIYRYAVEQGYSIELARTMAMNTLVVMEVFHLFFIRNMYGTSLTWKAIKGTKVIWYAVILVTAGQLAITYLPSMQEIFATRSVPLKDGILIVLIGVAVFAVAETEKQIRLGLTRKRE from the coding sequence ATGGCGCAGCAGGATTGGCATACAATCGATGTTGAAACAGTGCTCAATAAGCTCGAGTCTAGTCAGCAAGGACTGGAATTGCAGCAAGTTGAACAACGCCAAAAAGATTTTGGCGCAAACTGTTTACCTCAGGCAGCAAGGCCTGGCTGGCTGATACGCTTTATACGTCAATTCCACAACACCCTGATCTATGTTCTTCTTATCTCTGCTGCGATAACAGCGCTATTACAGCACTGGGTCGATACTTCGGTAATAGTAGCCGTGGTTTTGATTAATGCCATGGTTGGTCTATTACAGGAAGGCAAAGCAGAGCGAGCATTGGATGCCATACGAAAGATGCTCGCCTTAAAAGCTGCAGTCATTAGAAATGATCAGCGAATCACCATTGAAGCGGAAAATTTAGTACCCGGAGACATTGTCATACTCGAAGCAGGCGACAAAGTACCGGCGGATCTGAGGCTGATAAAAGCACATAACCTGAAAATAGAAGAAGCTATTTTAACAGGCGAATCACTTGGCGTAGAAAAACAAATCGAGGCAGTGGAAGAAAAAGCAGTACTCGGTGATCGAAGTTGCATGGCCTACAGTGGCACCACAATAACCAGAGGGCAGGGACAAGGTGTTGTGGTAGCAACCGGAAAGCACACCGAAGTTGGTCGAATTAGCGGAATGCTGTCGGAAGTAAAAAGACTTACTACGCCGTTAATTGAGCAAATGGATACATTTGCTAAGTGGCTTAGCTTTGTCATTGTCATGATAGCCATCTTAATATTTGCAGCTGGCTATTGGCTACTCGGCTATGAGTTTAGTGAATTGTTCATGGCGGTTGTTGGCTTAACGGTAGCGGCTATCCCTGAAGGCTTGCCCGCAGTGCTAACTATAACACTTGCTGTAGGTGTACAGGCGATGGCTAAGAAGAATGCCATTGTCCGACAGCTACCAGCAATAGAAACGCTAGGTTCAGTTTCGGTGATATGTACAGACAAGACTGGAACTCTGACGCGTAATGAAATGAGTGTGGTGGCAGTCTGTACTTCGGAAAATAACTATGACGTAAGTGGTGATGGTTATATACCAATCGGGACAATCTCAAACCATGAGCGATCTGTTGAAATAGAGACAGAGCAACAATTAACAAGCATAGGCCTGACAGGCTTGCTGTGTAATGACTCGCAACTACAAAAAGAAGGCAATGCGTGGAGTGTCGAAGGTGATCCAATGGAAGCGGCATTATTAACATTTGCCGGGAAGATTGGATTTGATTTGGAAGCTAGTAGAAAAGAGTGGGTGCGAACGGACCTCATACCTTTTGATGCCAGCCATCGATTCATGGCCACTTTAAATCATGATCACCAGGCTAATGCAGCAATCTATGTAAAGGGAGCACCTGAAAAAATACTAGAGCTGTGCACTAAACAAATGGCCGATCAGGATCAAGAGAAAGAAATTGATCAAAAATACTGGCAAACAAAAGCAGCCGAACTGGCCAGCAAAGGTCAGCGAGTTATCGCGCTAGCAATAAAAAAAGTACCGGTAGAACATATAATACTGACACATCGTGATTTAGAAGAGGGGTTAGTTTTACTGGGTCTTGTTGGTTTAATGGACCCCCCGCGAAGTGAAGTGATTGAGGCAATACAAGAGTGCTACAGCGCGGGTATTGATGTCAAAATGATCACAGGTGACCACGCGTTAACAGCGTCATCAATTGGAGCTAAGATTGGTTTGCATAACCATGAGCGAGTATTGACCGGAGCAGAGCTCGATTTGATGGATGATGATGCACTCGAGCAAGCGGTCAAGGAAGTGGATATCTTTGCCCGCACCAGTCCAGAGCATAAATTGCGACTGGTAACAGCGCTGCAAGCCAGCGGGCTGGTCGTTGTAATGACCGGGGATGGGGTCAATGATGCGCCAGCACTCAAGCGTGCGGATGCCGGAGTTGCAATGGGTGTCAAAGGAAGTGAAGCTGCCAAAGAGGCGTCTTCGATTGTATTGGCTGATGATAACTTCGTGTCGATAGTATCAGCAATAAAAGAAGGGCGAACGGTTTACGACAATACTAAGAAGGTGATCAGCTGGTCATTGCCGACCAGTACTGGTGAGGCCTTTACTCTTATTGTTGCATTGATGTTGAGTATGGCCTTACCAATAACCGCGGTGCAAATTTTATGGGTCAATATGATAACGGCCGTGACGCTTGGAATAGCGCTAGCTTTTGAACCAACAGAAGCCAACACCATGAAGCAAAGACCGCGACCAAGAAAACAGCCTTTGCTAACAGGAACATTAGTCTGGCATATATTTGTGGTGACACTACTGTTTGTATTGGGAGTTTTTGGAATATACCGTTATGCTGTGGAGCAAGGCTATTCCATCGAGCTTGCCAGGACAATGGCAATGAACACGCTGGTGGTAATGGAAGTGTTTCATTTGTTCTTTATTAGAAATATGTATGGCACTTCACTAACCTGGAAAGCGATCAAGGGTACCAAAGTGATCTGGTATGCTGTGATATTAGTAACTGCGGGACAACTGGCAATTACCTATTTACCCTCGATGCAGGAAATATTTGCAACACGATCAGTGCCACTAAAGGATGGCATTCTGATAGTGCTGATAGGTGTTGCTGTGTTTGCCGTGGCTGAAACAGAAAAGCAGATTAGGCTGGGCTTGACTAGAAAAAGAGAATAA
- a CDS encoding cytochrome b, whose translation MGIKDNNQNYGRVSRVLHWGMALLLLWQFLSAAAHFFFDDTAIEAFFWPSHKPMGLLLFVLIIIRIIWALMNVSNRPPSINWLARLGHITLYLLLLAIPALGLLRQYGSGRSFEVFGMTIFKGFEGDKIQWTLDLGGLLHGELGWLLLALAIGHTIMSYWHKRSKSTAHVFTRMWGRKSKNLMD comes from the coding sequence ATGGGTATAAAAGATAATAACCAAAACTATGGGCGAGTAAGCCGAGTTTTACACTGGGGCATGGCATTATTATTGCTATGGCAGTTTTTAAGCGCAGCAGCACACTTCTTCTTTGATGACACAGCTATAGAAGCTTTCTTCTGGCCAAGCCATAAACCTATGGGCTTACTACTGTTTGTCTTAATTATTATAAGAATTATCTGGGCGTTAATGAACGTATCCAATCGTCCCCCTTCCATAAACTGGCTAGCAAGACTTGGCCATATAACGCTTTATCTTCTATTGCTGGCAATACCAGCACTAGGTTTATTGCGACAATATGGCTCGGGGCGCTCTTTTGAGGTATTTGGTATGACCATCTTCAAGGGTTTTGAAGGTGACAAAATACAATGGACTTTAGATTTAGGCGGATTGTTGCACGGAGAGTTAGGCTGGCTTTTACTGGCGTTAGCCATTGGCCACACCATAATGAGCTATTGGCATAAAAGATCGAAATCAACTGCTCACGTGTTTACTAGAATGTGGGGCAGGAAAAGCAAGAACCTTATGGACTAG
- the katG gene encoding catalase/peroxidase HPI: MSDKKCPVMHGAVTKSSSSNTDWWPNALNLDILHQHDRKTNPMGENFNYREEVKKLDFEALKKDLHELMTDSQEWWPADWGHYGGLMIRLSWHAAGTYRIADGRGGASTGNQRFAPINSWPDNVNLDKARRLLWPIKKKYGNKLSWADLMTYAGTVAYESMGLKTYGFAFGREDIWHPEKDIYWGAEKEWLAPSDNEHSRYSGERDLENPLAAVMMGLIYVNPEGVDGNPDPLKTAKDIRVTFSRMAMNDEETVALTAGGHTVGKCHGNAKEEELGKEPEGCDVEEQGLGWKSKKKRGIGRDSMTSGIEGAWTTHPTKWDNGYFEMLLNHEWELSKSPAGAWQWQPIEIKEEDKPVDVEDPAIRTIPIMTDADMAMKMDPDYRKISEKFYKDPEYFSEVFARAWFKLTHRDMGPKERYIGPDAPQEDLIWQDPVPAGNKDYDVGKVKEKIKSSGLKISEMVATAWDSARTFRGSDLRGGANGSRIRLAPQKDWQGNEPKRLSKVLKVLEPIAKETGASVADVIVLAGNIGIEMAAEKAGFNIEIPFSPGRGDATDEMTDVESFEPLEPVHDGYRNWLKKDYAVPAEEMLLDRTQLMGLTAPEMTVLIGGMRVLDTNYGNSKHGVFTDREGTLTNDFFVNLTDMKYSWKRTENNLYEVCDRKTGKAKWTATRIDLVFGSNSILRAIAEVYAQDDNQEKFVQDFVAAWTKVMNADRFDLN, from the coding sequence ATGTCCGATAAAAAATGTCCTGTAATGCATGGTGCGGTTACTAAATCCAGTTCATCGAATACAGACTGGTGGCCGAACGCTCTAAACCTCGATATTCTCCATCAACATGATAGAAAAACAAACCCGATGGGTGAAAATTTTAACTATCGCGAAGAAGTCAAAAAACTTGATTTTGAAGCCTTAAAAAAAGACCTGCATGAATTGATGACCGATAGCCAGGAGTGGTGGCCCGCAGACTGGGGACACTACGGCGGTTTGATGATTCGTCTGAGCTGGCATGCCGCAGGAACGTACCGAATTGCAGATGGCCGTGGTGGTGCTTCAACTGGTAATCAGCGTTTTGCGCCAATCAACTCATGGCCGGATAACGTTAACCTCGACAAAGCACGTCGTCTGCTTTGGCCAATCAAAAAGAAATACGGAAACAAACTCAGCTGGGCAGATTTAATGACCTATGCTGGAACGGTAGCCTATGAGTCCATGGGTCTTAAGACTTACGGATTTGCATTTGGTCGTGAGGACATCTGGCATCCAGAAAAAGATATCTACTGGGGTGCTGAGAAGGAATGGTTAGCGCCAAGCGATAATGAGCACAGTCGTTATTCTGGAGAGCGTGATCTAGAAAATCCTTTGGCAGCAGTGATGATGGGTTTGATTTATGTGAACCCTGAAGGGGTAGATGGGAATCCAGACCCGCTTAAAACTGCAAAGGATATACGCGTAACTTTTTCACGAATGGCTATGAATGATGAAGAAACCGTCGCTTTGACCGCTGGTGGTCATACCGTCGGTAAGTGTCACGGTAACGCCAAAGAAGAGGAGCTTGGTAAAGAACCCGAAGGATGTGATGTAGAAGAGCAGGGCCTGGGCTGGAAGAGCAAAAAGAAGCGTGGCATTGGTCGAGATTCAATGACCAGTGGTATTGAAGGTGCCTGGACGACCCATCCTACCAAGTGGGATAACGGCTATTTTGAAATGCTACTGAATCATGAGTGGGAGCTAAGCAAGAGCCCAGCAGGCGCTTGGCAGTGGCAGCCAATAGAAATCAAGGAAGAAGACAAGCCTGTCGATGTGGAAGACCCTGCCATTCGGACAATCCCAATCATGACCGACGCGGATATGGCGATGAAGATGGATCCGGACTATCGCAAGATATCTGAAAAATTCTATAAAGACCCCGAGTATTTCTCGGAGGTTTTTGCGCGAGCCTGGTTTAAGTTAACTCACCGCGATATGGGACCTAAAGAAAGATACATTGGCCCAGACGCTCCGCAAGAAGATTTAATTTGGCAGGATCCTGTGCCAGCTGGTAACAAAGATTACGATGTTGGTAAAGTAAAAGAGAAAATTAAATCCAGCGGACTGAAAATTAGTGAGATGGTGGCAACTGCCTGGGACAGTGCCAGAACTTTCCGTGGCTCTGATCTTCGTGGTGGAGCCAATGGTTCACGTATTCGTCTTGCACCACAAAAAGATTGGCAGGGCAATGAGCCAAAGCGTTTGTCCAAGGTACTTAAAGTGCTAGAGCCAATTGCCAAAGAGACTGGTGCCAGCGTAGCGGATGTGATCGTACTGGCGGGCAATATCGGCATTGAAATGGCTGCTGAAAAAGCAGGTTTCAATATTGAGATTCCCTTCTCCCCGGGCCGTGGTGACGCAACCGATGAGATGACCGATGTAGAATCATTCGAGCCGTTAGAGCCGGTACATGATGGCTACCGCAACTGGCTGAAAAAAGATTATGCGGTACCAGCCGAGGAAATGCTATTGGATCGAACCCAGCTAATGGGTTTAACTGCACCAGAAATGACGGTTCTGATCGGTGGTATGAGAGTGCTTGATACTAACTATGGAAACAGCAAACATGGTGTATTTACTGATCGCGAAGGAACTTTAACGAATGACTTCTTCGTTAACCTGACAGATATGAAGTACAGCTGGAAACGTACCGAAAATAATCTTTACGAAGTCTGCGATCGAAAAACCGGTAAAGCCAAATGGACTGCAACTCGGATTGATCTAGTGTTTGGATCAAACTCGATTCTGCGTGCGATAGCTGAAGTCTATGCCCAAGATGACAACCAGGAAAAGTTTGTGCAAGACTTTGTTGCTGCATGGACTAAAGTCATGAACGCCGATCGTTTCGATTTAAACTAA
- a CDS encoding PhzF family phenazine biosynthesis protein — protein MTVEMHIVDAFTERLFAGNPAAVVITEEWLDVSLMQSIAAENNLSETAFLKPVQNDHYQIRWFSPLTEIDFCGHATMASAFVVFLKNEHCHEVTFSATAVGDLLVTKQAEGAINMSFPNRKPEPVGDVPQALLDGLSKKKPHQVLRSEQAYFAIYDDEQTVRELEYDSEQLKQLAPYDVVVSAPGKDYDFVSRYFWPANGGDEDPVTGSIHAGLAPYWGEKMSKQELKAYQASKRGGVVYCRLAGDRVHVSGKAVLYLKGKIAI, from the coding sequence ATGACTGTTGAGATGCATATAGTTGATGCCTTTACGGAGCGTTTGTTTGCTGGCAATCCTGCAGCGGTTGTTATTACCGAGGAGTGGCTGGATGTTTCTTTGATGCAATCAATTGCTGCTGAAAATAACCTTTCTGAAACGGCTTTCCTCAAGCCTGTGCAAAATGATCATTATCAAATCCGTTGGTTTTCACCTTTAACCGAAATTGACTTCTGTGGTCATGCAACCATGGCTTCAGCATTTGTAGTCTTCCTAAAAAATGAACATTGTCATGAAGTCACGTTCAGCGCAACTGCAGTAGGTGACTTGTTGGTCACTAAACAGGCCGAGGGTGCCATTAATATGAGTTTCCCTAATCGAAAGCCTGAGCCAGTTGGTGATGTGCCGCAGGCATTATTAGATGGTTTATCAAAGAAGAAACCACATCAGGTTTTACGCAGTGAGCAGGCATATTTTGCAATCTATGATGATGAGCAGACTGTAAGAGAACTTGAGTATGACAGTGAACAGCTAAAGCAATTAGCGCCCTATGATGTGGTGGTTTCTGCGCCAGGCAAAGACTATGACTTTGTGTCTCGCTATTTCTGGCCAGCCAATGGTGGTGATGAAGATCCAGTGACGGGTTCGATTCATGCCGGGCTTGCGCCTTACTGGGGCGAGAAAATGAGCAAGCAGGAATTGAAGGCTTATCAGGCTTCAAAGCGTGGTGGTGTGGTTTATTGTAGACTGGCCGGTGATAGGGTGCATGTGTCTGGGAAGGCAGTTTTGTATTTAAAAGGTAAAATTGCTATTTAG